One region of Termitidicoccus mucosus genomic DNA includes:
- a CDS encoding alpha/beta fold hydrolase — protein sequence MDVYQPEPERWPGLRPVVLMIHGGGWAIGDKADKREQITGNAFAEKGLVVVSLNYDLFRYRDGPWKGGKIHEAWPRNLQDVAAALCWLKSVEARSYGIDSGRVALLGYSAGAHLALMGAYALDGNDAELRGNRPVADLPAVRAVISVYGTHDLRLFGANIFKRGDAGDEELLARASPVTYLRKGLPPTLVMHGDKDVTISPEIARAFASRLGEAGVKYELVMAPGRKHGFALGAKEERECTGFALKFLDDNGILPPAQPLHGDK from the coding sequence ATGGATGTTTACCAACCCGAGCCGGAGCGCTGGCCGGGGCTCCGTCCGGTGGTGCTGATGATTCATGGCGGCGGGTGGGCGATCGGAGACAAGGCGGACAAGCGCGAGCAAATCACAGGCAATGCCTTCGCCGAAAAAGGTCTGGTTGTGGTTTCCCTGAATTACGATTTGTTCCGTTACAGGGATGGTCCGTGGAAGGGAGGGAAGATACATGAAGCCTGGCCGCGGAACCTGCAGGACGTGGCGGCCGCGCTGTGCTGGCTCAAATCAGTCGAGGCAAGGTCTTATGGGATCGACTCCGGGCGGGTGGCGCTGCTGGGTTATTCCGCCGGGGCGCATCTTGCATTGATGGGCGCGTATGCCCTGGATGGCAATGACGCGGAATTGCGCGGCAACCGTCCGGTTGCCGATCTCCCGGCGGTGCGCGCGGTGATCTCTGTTTATGGCACGCACGATCTCCGGCTTTTCGGCGCGAATATATTCAAGCGCGGGGATGCCGGCGACGAGGAGCTGCTTGCCCGGGCCTCTCCCGTCACGTATCTGAGAAAGGGATTGCCGCCGACACTCGTCATGCATGGCGACAAGGATGTCACCATTTCACCGGAAATCGCCCGGGCTTTTGCATCCAGGCTCGGCGAGGCGGGCGTCAAATACGAACTGGTCATGGCACCCGGACGCAAACACGGGTTCGCCTTGGGGGCGAAAGAGGAGCGGGAATGCACCGGGTTCGCCCTGAAATTTCTTGATGACAATGGCATTTTGCCACCGGCTCAACCTCTGCATGGGGATAAATAA
- a CDS encoding sodium:solute symporter family protein codes for MTALKLDPSFWWLMAGYGALLIGVSLYFTRMIKNSGDFYGSSGRTSFWFSGLSFFMTAFSASVFVANASIAYRHGSLNALLIVAQLPVFFAGYYVFSARWRRTGCATVVEFIEKRFGPGTAKFFMWVGLPVRMLESANRFYVTAVLFEVMLGISLFAGASVTAVVTLLSTVGGGFLAVVVTDAVQAILLTLIVAVVAALSWNAVGGWEHFSANVPSDYWSLATDAGGFGVPMITVWAIVALFAWNGNWSLVQRFVSVPRERDARRVSVISGVSYYLLFPLIAVPAMAAVVMMPGLDTPQKAEYAYILVAQKVLPSGLMAMLCFGLLGATITAVNADLNVMAQVVVNDMLKKQLASSTERRRLFLGRAIMVVVSAVCLALAMRIRDFGGAFQFLIMVLGMTTLPTFMPLLFGLLWPHGTGRSAIWAFAAGILTALILKFGLGASLASVIFCNGTATAVVYFASGFLLRRSDAEEETAPVLFQRMQKPPPPDSADAPTGSDAQGRAVARVAAITLIFCGVLAAIAEMLTGADSPGRGIASLVAGVLFVIGGIIFRINRKIP; via the coding sequence ATGACCGCATTAAAACTTGATCCAAGCTTCTGGTGGCTGATGGCCGGATACGGCGCGCTGCTGATTGGCGTGAGCCTGTATTTCACGCGAATGATAAAAAACTCCGGCGATTTCTACGGATCAAGCGGAAGGACGTCATTTTGGTTCAGCGGGCTTTCATTTTTCATGACGGCGTTCTCGGCGTCGGTTTTTGTCGCCAATGCCTCCATCGCCTATCGTCACGGCTCGTTGAACGCCCTGCTGATCGTGGCGCAGTTGCCCGTGTTTTTCGCCGGATATTATGTGTTCAGCGCGCGATGGCGGCGCACCGGCTGCGCCACGGTGGTCGAGTTTATTGAAAAGCGCTTCGGCCCCGGAACGGCGAAATTTTTCATGTGGGTGGGGCTGCCGGTGCGCATGCTCGAAAGCGCCAACCGGTTCTATGTCACGGCGGTGTTGTTCGAGGTGATGCTGGGCATCAGTTTGTTTGCCGGGGCGAGCGTCACGGCGGTCGTCACCCTGCTTTCCACGGTGGGCGGAGGGTTTCTGGCTGTGGTCGTCACAGACGCGGTGCAGGCGATTTTGCTCACGCTCATCGTGGCGGTCGTGGCCGCGCTCTCATGGAACGCGGTGGGCGGCTGGGAGCATTTTTCGGCCAATGTGCCGTCTGATTACTGGTCGCTCGCCACCGACGCCGGCGGCTTTGGCGTGCCGATGATCACGGTGTGGGCGATTGTCGCGCTGTTCGCGTGGAACGGCAACTGGTCGCTGGTGCAGCGTTTTGTGTCCGTGCCGCGCGAACGCGACGCGCGCCGGGTGTCGGTGATCAGCGGGGTGTCCTATTATTTGCTGTTTCCGCTGATCGCCGTTCCCGCGATGGCGGCTGTCGTCATGATGCCCGGCCTGGACACTCCGCAGAAGGCGGAATATGCCTACATCCTGGTCGCCCAGAAAGTATTGCCCTCGGGTTTGATGGCGATGCTGTGCTTCGGCTTGCTCGGCGCGACCATCACGGCGGTCAACGCCGACCTCAATGTGATGGCGCAGGTCGTCGTCAACGACATGCTGAAAAAGCAACTCGCCTCATCGACCGAGCGACGGCGTTTGTTCCTCGGCCGGGCGATCATGGTGGTGGTGAGCGCGGTCTGCCTCGCACTGGCGATGCGCATCCGTGATTTTGGAGGCGCGTTCCAGTTCCTCATCATGGTGCTCGGCATGACCACGCTGCCGACTTTCATGCCCTTGCTGTTCGGGTTGCTCTGGCCGCATGGGACGGGAAGGTCGGCGATCTGGGCGTTCGCCGCCGGGATTCTCACTGCGCTGATTCTGAAATTCGGGCTGGGGGCTTCGCTCGCCTCGGTGATTTTCTGCAACGGGACGGCCACGGCGGTCGTGTATTTTGCCTCCGGCTTCCTGCTGCGCCGCTCCGATGCCGAGGAGGAAACTGCCCCTGTGCTGTTTCAGCGGATGCAAAAGCCCCCGCCGCCGGACAGTGCGGACGCCCCCACGGGCAGCGATGCGCAAGGAAGGGCGGTGGCGCGCGTGGCCGCGATCACGCTGATATTCTGCGGCGTGCTGGCGGCCATCGCCGAAATGCTGACCGGCGCCGACTCCCCGGGCCGCGGCATAGCCTCGCTCGTCGCCGGAGTGTTATTTGTCATTGGAGGCATTATTTTCCGTATAAACCGAAAAATACCTTGA
- a CDS encoding glycoside hydrolase family 88 protein: protein MKQNKTFPLAALLAAFLLVVGFSAGTVLAGAPAERVLRNQWSDATLKENPTAPLLAQFLERARTLDAPSPSGMDEKDYLRLIAGNVDFFTKLQDENGAIIDPYRKQEFQYSTPCYAFAAAMLVEHAGRADLLAPALRAMDWAVLSLARNKAANNHQDFYPFFLAHALPILARHATAEQAARWKEQLASIDPWTLYRGQPGLSNWNVKALSGEAMLKLAGVRDDTSYIDHSLAAQGRHFQSPWGLYIDWNPSKKIEGVTCYDLFPRTFLAVALEAGWRGVCADQATAMIDRGAITSLFLESPAGEMPSGGRSAHHQWNEALEVATFELYAAKAERGGDRFLAGVYKRAAHLAFASMRRWQRPSGELWIIKNRFEPETQHAFEAYSGHSQYNLMPMALLGIAWQQAQKTAGIPEQITPAELGGFIVNLRPEFPQIIANSGGTYLQINTAPDPHYDVLGLNRVHYVNFNPQLGPSDSVNRKSDRPRYPAGPRKAIAIGLSWKADAGDKWDALANYHRDHVKKVEVEEQAATPGEVRFKIIYEGDFGGVKRVVESYKITPDTIEISGAVDGYNGPLRYVWPVLADDGARQPAIRLEKQAVSVSLDGDTQVFAAPGGSVRVGETRYPFHNGWAREASADFAPGQTPRLVVRPERSSRTATAAGGAISTAVKPAAPPPLARTFARYVPERKGDFAWENDMVAFRAYGPPLKNGAEDSGIDCWFKRVNYPVIDKWYGEARRGKTYHKDHGEGYDPYHVGSSRGCGGLALWHEGRMVLSDVYDRWEMVSSEPDKTVFKLYYSYDLDGRKIDEAKTITIQAGSQLFRVDADFSEAGKPLRGQEIAIGVTTHDGKASATLDPAAGWMGCWETIDGASVGTGVVIAPSRIIRMFEISEARRDSGHAIALAETDDSGRVSYHAGFAWTRAGRIPDAAAWNRYLAGYSASDTATAPGGKTAAVAGLGSQSIRQLLEKVTAFQMRDYDGKIRANWKSGTFFMGITALYEMTKDPRYLNQAIAWAESAKWKVSSHNLHADGICSAQTFLELYSLDRRPERIADIRTKLEDYFGRAEILREELVNPRWKDARRAFTGRNLWWWCDALYMAPPILARMSEISGEPRYRELMHVLYWDTVEFLRDKEEGLFFRDESQFPARRKTPSGGKLFWARGNGWVLAGLVRILEYIPENDPARPRYIKLFQGLAARVAACQQPAGHWCPALTEPAWFPVPETSSTALFCYAFAAGVNRGWLDRAVFQPAAEKAWESLVSHVADDGHLGYAQLVAMAPGPVNAEDFADYAHGAFLLAGCEIHRLRAEEKAPATGRARPYGQK, encoded by the coding sequence ATGAAACAAAACAAAACATTCCCCCTGGCGGCCCTGCTGGCCGCATTTCTGCTGGTCGTCGGTTTCTCCGCCGGCACGGTTTTGGCTGGGGCGCCCGCGGAGCGCGTCTTGCGCAATCAATGGAGCGATGCCACTCTTAAAGAAAATCCGACGGCTCCTCTTCTGGCTCAGTTTCTCGAACGGGCGCGGACTCTGGACGCGCCGTCTCCGTCCGGCATGGATGAGAAGGATTATCTTCGTCTCATCGCCGGGAATGTTGATTTTTTCACGAAGCTCCAGGATGAGAACGGGGCGATCATCGATCCCTATCGCAAGCAGGAGTTTCAATACTCAACGCCTTGTTATGCCTTTGCGGCCGCGATGTTGGTCGAGCACGCCGGACGCGCCGATTTGCTCGCGCCCGCATTGCGCGCGATGGACTGGGCGGTTTTGTCGCTGGCCCGCAACAAGGCGGCCAATAATCATCAGGACTTTTATCCCTTTTTTCTCGCCCATGCCCTCCCGATTCTGGCCCGGCATGCGACCGCCGAACAGGCCGCCCGCTGGAAAGAGCAGCTCGCATCCATCGATCCGTGGACATTGTATCGCGGCCAGCCGGGATTGAGTAACTGGAACGTGAAGGCACTCTCCGGAGAGGCCATGCTCAAGCTGGCGGGCGTTCGTGATGACACCTCTTATATTGACCACAGCCTGGCTGCGCAAGGCCGTCATTTCCAGTCGCCATGGGGTTTGTATATAGATTGGAATCCGTCGAAAAAAATCGAGGGTGTCACCTGTTACGATCTATTTCCTCGCACTTTTCTCGCGGTGGCGCTGGAGGCCGGCTGGCGCGGGGTGTGCGCCGACCAGGCGACAGCCATGATCGACCGCGGCGCGATCACCAGTCTCTTTCTCGAATCGCCGGCGGGGGAAATGCCCAGTGGCGGGCGCAGCGCCCATCACCAGTGGAACGAGGCGCTGGAAGTGGCGACCTTCGAGCTTTATGCGGCCAAGGCCGAGCGCGGAGGGGACAGGTTTCTTGCCGGGGTTTATAAACGCGCCGCGCATCTGGCCTTCGCCTCCATGAGGCGCTGGCAGCGCCCCAGCGGAGAGCTTTGGATTATAAAAAACCGCTTCGAACCTGAAACACAGCACGCCTTTGAGGCGTATTCCGGACACTCGCAATACAATCTGATGCCGATGGCACTGCTGGGGATCGCCTGGCAGCAAGCGCAAAAAACAGCCGGCATCCCCGAACAAATCACCCCCGCCGAACTGGGCGGTTTCATCGTCAATTTGCGTCCCGAGTTTCCTCAAATTATTGCCAACTCCGGAGGCACGTATTTGCAAATCAACACGGCGCCAGACCCTCATTACGACGTGCTCGGGCTCAACCGCGTCCACTACGTGAATTTCAATCCGCAGCTCGGACCGAGCGACAGCGTGAATCGCAAAAGCGACCGGCCCCGGTATCCCGCCGGCCCGCGCAAGGCCATTGCCATCGGCCTTTCGTGGAAAGCCGACGCCGGGGATAAATGGGACGCGCTCGCTAACTATCATCGCGATCACGTCAAGAAGGTCGAGGTCGAGGAGCAGGCCGCCACGCCCGGTGAGGTGCGTTTCAAAATCATATATGAAGGCGACTTCGGCGGGGTCAAGCGGGTGGTGGAAAGTTATAAAATCACCCCCGATACTATTGAAATCAGCGGCGCGGTTGACGGCTACAACGGTCCGCTGCGTTATGTGTGGCCCGTGCTGGCCGATGATGGCGCGCGACAGCCTGCCATCCGCCTCGAAAAGCAAGCCGTCTCGGTCTCGCTCGATGGTGACACGCAAGTATTCGCGGCCCCCGGCGGGTCGGTGCGTGTCGGCGAGACGCGATACCCCTTCCACAATGGCTGGGCGCGCGAAGCGTCCGCCGATTTCGCGCCGGGACAGACACCGCGTCTCGTGGTGCGTCCCGAACGCTCCTCCCGCACCGCCACGGCGGCAGGAGGCGCGATTTCCACCGCAGTCAAGCCCGCCGCTCCCCCGCCTCTCGCGCGGACTTTCGCGCGTTATGTGCCGGAGCGCAAAGGTGATTTCGCGTGGGAGAACGACATGGTGGCGTTTCGCGCCTATGGCCCTCCTTTGAAAAATGGCGCCGAGGACAGCGGCATCGACTGCTGGTTCAAACGTGTCAATTATCCTGTCATCGACAAATGGTATGGCGAGGCCAGACGGGGCAAAACCTACCATAAGGACCATGGCGAAGGCTATGATCCCTATCACGTCGGTTCGTCGCGCGGCTGCGGCGGACTCGCCCTCTGGCACGAAGGACGCATGGTGCTTTCCGATGTATATGATCGTTGGGAGATGGTTTCGAGCGAGCCGGACAAGACCGTGTTCAAACTTTATTATAGTTACGACCTTGACGGGCGAAAGATCGACGAGGCCAAAACCATCACAATTCAAGCCGGCAGCCAGCTTTTCCGTGTGGACGCGGATTTCAGCGAGGCGGGAAAACCTTTGCGAGGCCAGGAAATTGCCATCGGCGTGACCACGCATGACGGCAAGGCGAGCGCCACGCTTGATCCCGCCGCGGGCTGGATGGGTTGCTGGGAGACGATTGACGGCGCGAGCGTCGGCACCGGCGTTGTCATTGCACCGTCGCGGATCATTCGCATGTTTGAAATCAGCGAGGCTAGGCGCGATTCCGGCCACGCCATTGCATTGGCTGAAACCGATGACTCCGGGCGGGTTTCATATCACGCGGGCTTTGCATGGACGCGCGCCGGGCGCATCCCCGATGCCGCCGCATGGAATCGCTATCTGGCCGGTTATTCCGCCAGTGACACCGCCACCGCGCCCGGCGGAAAGACTGCCGCCGTTGCCGGATTGGGATCACAGAGCATCCGGCAACTTCTCGAAAAAGTCACCGCGTTCCAGATGCGCGACTACGATGGGAAAATACGCGCCAATTGGAAAAGCGGCACGTTTTTCATGGGCATCACCGCACTTTATGAGATGACAAAGGATCCCCGCTATCTGAACCAGGCAATCGCCTGGGCCGAGTCCGCCAAATGGAAAGTCTCCAGCCATAATCTGCACGCTGACGGCATTTGCAGCGCGCAAACCTTCCTCGAACTCTATTCCCTTGACCGGCGGCCGGAGCGCATTGCCGATATCAGGACCAAGCTGGAGGATTATTTTGGCCGCGCGGAAATACTCCGCGAAGAGCTCGTGAATCCACGCTGGAAAGATGCCCGCCGCGCTTTCACCGGGCGTAATCTCTGGTGGTGGTGCGATGCCCTTTACATGGCGCCCCCCATTCTCGCGCGGATGTCCGAGATCAGCGGTGAACCGCGCTACCGGGAGCTTATGCACGTTTTATATTGGGATACGGTCGAGTTTCTCCGCGACAAGGAGGAGGGATTGTTTTTCCGCGATGAATCCCAATTTCCCGCGCGGAGAAAAACGCCGTCCGGTGGCAAGCTCTTTTGGGCGCGGGGCAACGGCTGGGTGCTGGCCGGGCTTGTCCGCATCCTGGAGTATATTCCGGAAAACGATCCGGCGCGTCCGCGTTATATAAAATTATTCCAGGGGCTGGCCGCGCGCGTGGCGGCCTGCCAGCAACCCGCCGGACACTGGTGTCCCGCGCTGACGGAACCGGCATGGTTTCCCGTGCCCGAGACGAGCAGCACGGCCTTGTTTTGCTATGCATTCGCCGCCGGCGTGAACCGGGGCTGGCTGGATCGGGCGGTCTTCCAACCCGCTGCCGAAAAAGCATGGGAGAGCCTTGTGTCGCATGTCGCCGACGACGGACACCTCGGCTACGCGCAACTCGTGGCGATGGCTCCCGGGCCGGTGAATGCGGAGGATTTCGCGGACTACGCCCACGGCGCCTTTCTTCTTGCCGGATGCGAAATCCATCGCTTGCGGGCCGAAGAGAAAGCGCCTGCCACAGGCCGGGCGCGTCCCTATGGGCAAAAGTAA
- a CDS encoding LacI family DNA-binding transcriptional regulator — MKTSAKTQSIRTARTPVTMAEIAAACGVSRAAVSYVLNRVPKAKGLQPETVARIEQTARELGYRPNDAARAIKTGRTRTLAVFTPPLRFESNILVVHGIALAAVELGYQVKYMPVTADKAAAKALIDVCSGRLIGGAICLNLPRPLLAELDKLSHQTGLILAQVGDGFSDLGDFVVAADHMTGAKEVINHLVGLGHSRIALLLNDSVYSSSVMRLEGFEAALNTHGIKIPASRRKSTYFDPDIVRKETLALLRHKQRPTAIVCDTDPVALSVLHTIQSTGLRVPEDVSVTGYVNLAFCEFTQPRLTSVEIQSEALGRQAAVELIARLENQPSPKTSSLLPRLIARGSSGPAASVA, encoded by the coding sequence ATGAAAACATCCGCCAAAACCCAGAGCATTCGCACGGCACGCACGCCGGTCACCATGGCGGAAATCGCAGCGGCATGCGGCGTCTCCCGCGCGGCGGTTTCCTATGTGCTGAACCGTGTCCCCAAGGCCAAGGGGCTCCAGCCCGAAACAGTCGCGCGCATTGAGCAGACGGCGCGTGAACTTGGCTATCGCCCGAATGACGCCGCGAGAGCCATCAAAACCGGGCGCACCCGCACGCTTGCCGTGTTTACGCCCCCGCTGCGTTTTGAATCCAATATCCTCGTGGTCCACGGCATAGCCCTTGCCGCCGTCGAGCTGGGCTATCAGGTGAAATACATGCCTGTCACCGCGGACAAGGCTGCGGCGAAGGCCTTGATCGATGTGTGCTCCGGGCGATTGATTGGCGGAGCCATCTGCCTGAATCTTCCCCGTCCGTTGCTTGCCGAGCTTGACAAACTCTCTCATCAGACAGGCCTCATCCTCGCCCAGGTGGGTGACGGCTTCTCCGATCTGGGCGATTTTGTTGTCGCCGCCGATCATATGACCGGCGCGAAAGAGGTGATCAATCACCTCGTGGGACTCGGCCACAGCCGGATCGCCCTGCTGCTGAATGATTCCGTATATTCGTCCTCCGTCATGCGTCTGGAAGGTTTCGAGGCCGCCTTGAATACCCACGGGATTAAAATCCCGGCATCGCGGCGCAAATCGACCTACTTTGATCCCGACATCGTCCGAAAGGAAACCCTTGCCCTGCTGCGGCACAAACAACGGCCCACGGCCATCGTATGCGACACCGACCCGGTGGCGTTGAGTGTCCTGCATACCATTCAGTCCACCGGTCTGCGCGTGCCCGAGGATGTTTCCGTCACAGGATATGTTAATCTTGCATTCTGCGAATTCACGCAGCCCCGGCTTACCTCGGTGGAAATACAATCGGAAGCATTGGGAAGGCAGGCGGCGGTCGAACTGATCGCCCGGTTGGAAAATCAACCCTCGCCCAAAACCTCTTCCCTCCTGCCGCGCCTGATTGCCAGAGGCTCGTCCGGCCCGGCTGCGTCAGTTGCCTGA